TGAATAAAGTTAAGTTATTATTTTGGAGTGGATTTTTTATCTTACggattaattttattaagaatttgAATTACAGGGTTAATAATAATAGCAAGagaaaaagtttatttattaaataaacaagaaaaattatttatatttatattaataattttattattattattattattaactttttcaacaataaatatttttatattttatttattttttgaagggTCTTTAATTCCaactttatttttagttttaggGTGAGGGTATCAGCCAGAGCGACTGCAGGCTgggatttatttattattttatacattATTGGCTTCTTTACCTTTATTATTGAGTATTTTTTacttatatataaattttaattcattagattattttttttataatattagagatatatttaatgtttatatttatttaagattaattttagcttttttagttaaaatacctatatttttagtacatttatgATTACCAAAAGCTCATGTTGAAGCTCCAATTGCAGGATCTATAATTTTAGCTGGGGTATTATTAAAATTAGGGGGTTATGGATTAATTCGAATATTTATGATTATTCAATATTTAAGcgtacaattaaattttttattaataagaaTTAGATTAGTCGGGGGTAGATTGGTAtgttttttatgtttatgtcaGACTGatataaaatctttaattgCGTATTCTTCTGTTGTTCATATGGGGATTGTAATCGGGGGAATTTTGACAATAACGTATTGAGGATATGCTGGGGCTTATGGGTTAATAATTGCTCATGGTTTATGTTCTTCAGGGATATTTTGTTTAGCAAATATTGTTTATGAACGATCCGGTAGACGAAGATTATTAATTAATCGAGGGTTATTGACTTTAATACCAAGACTTACtttatgatgatttttaataagATCAATAAATATAGCAGCTCCGCcatcattaaatttattaagagaaATTAGATTATTAAACAGAATTGTTATATGATCTTGAGTAAGAATattaagattattttttatttcttttttagggGCTGCATATACtttatatttatatgcatatagTCAGCAtggtaaatttataatttattatggAATATCTGTTAGAGTAGTTCGTGAatatttgttattatttttacattgatta
This window of the Phlebotomus papatasi isolate M1 unplaced genomic scaffold, Ppap_2.1 HiC_scaffold_250, whole genome shotgun sequence genome carries:
- the LOC129809030 gene encoding LOW QUALITY PROTEIN: NADH-ubiquinone oxidoreductase chain 4-like (The sequence of the model RefSeq protein was modified relative to this genomic sequence to represent the inferred CDS: substituted 5 bases at 5 genomic stop codons), with the protein product FILIILLLLLLLTFSTINIFIFYLFFEGSLIPTLFLVLGXGYQPERLQAGIYLLFYTLLASLPLLLSIFYLYINFNSLDYFFYNIRDIFNVYIYLRLILAFLVKIPIFLVHLXLPKAHVEAPIAGSIILAGVLLKLGGYGLIRIFMIIQYLSVQLNFLLIRIRLVGGRLVCFLCLCQTDIKSLIAYSSVVHMGIVIGGILTITYXGYAGAYGLIIAHGLCSSGIFCLANIVYERSGRRRLLINRGLLTLIPRLTLXXFLIRSINIAAPPSLNLLREIRLLNRIVI